The sequence TAGGTATTGCGATGCATAGTGCGTCTGATACCACTAAAACCCTGTTTAACGATGTTGCGGCAGGCGTGTCGAGCATTGTGCGCTTTGTGATCCGTTTAGCACCTATTGGTATTTTTGGCTTAGTGGCCAATACCATTGCTCAAACAGGTTTCTCGGTATTGCTAGGTTATAGCCAACTGCTGTTGGTATTGATTGGCTCTATGTTGCTGATTGCCTTGGTGATGAACCCACTGCTAGTTTTCTACAAAATTCGTCGCAACCCATACCCATTGGTATTTAAGTGCTTGCGTGAAAGCGGCGTAACAGCATTCTTCACCCGTAGTTCAGCGGCGAACATTCCAGTAAACATGGATTTAGCTCAGCGCTTAGATTTAGATGAAGACACTTATTCAGTATCTATTCCTCTTGGCGCTACCATTAATATGGCCGGTGCTGCGATTACTATTACCGTGCTATCGCTAGCGGCTGTGCACACTCTAGGTATTCAGGTAGATTTTGCTACTGCCCTATTACTTAGCGTAGTAGCTGCTGTTTCAGCCTGTGGTGCCTCTGGGGTTGCTGGTGGTTCTTTACTGCTTATCCCACTAGCCTGTAGTTTGTTTGGTGTATCTAACGATGTGGCCATGCAAGTAGTAGCGGTAGGCTTTATTATTGGCGTATTGCAAGACTCAGCCGAAACCGCGTTAAACAGCTCTACCGATGTATTGTTTACCGCAGCATGTTGTAAGGCAGCTGAAGAAAAAGCTTAACAAGCTTTCTAAACTGATGTGAAAAAGGATGGCTTAAGCCATCCTTTTTGTTTTGTGCTAACTAGTTTACAGCGCTATCTGCTTGGCTAGTCATGCTAGAACCAAAGGAGATGCCTTGGTCGTTCACGGCCATGTTCATCTGCGCTTTAATTCGGTAGTCTTTTAAGTCCATTAGCTCTTCAGGTACTTCTTCACCGCTCATTTCAATGCCACTAACAATAGGCTCGAACATTTGCTGGTAGTCGATGTACATGCTAAGCAAGCCATTGTTGGCAACTGGCTCTGAGGCCAATTGCTGGCTAACTGCGGCTGCGCGCTCACCGTTAAATAAAACCAAATGGTTACCTTTAAGTGCTAGTTGAGGCAGCACCTTGGTGGTTGGTGGCAATGGTAGCAAGTGGCTAACGTCAACCGGTGTTCCATCTGCTGGCAAGCTGATGCTAGCTAGCTCTGGCGAGAACTGTTTAGCAATGTCGAACAATGCAGCTGGGTTATCGGCAGAAATACTAATTATGGCATCTAGGCTTTCTAGCTCTTCAGGGCGGCTCATGTCAGCTAATTCATAGTTAAATACTGCCATGCCAATACCTTTAAGGCCGTTGGCCATGCCGGTCATCATGCCTACCATGCCTGGGTTTTGCTGTTGCATTGCCATTTGGATATTTTGCAAAGGCTCACATTGATAATCAGGTGTCAGCATTTCTTCCCAAACCGACAATAACGAAGGCACCAGTTGGTTTACGTCTACCCCGTAAGCCATGCTAAACACGGCATCTTCAGTATTAGAGGCATAAGAGGGAATAAAGCCACTCATTGCTTGGTAGGCGCTAAGCAATACGCTGTTATTGCTCTCAACCACCATGCGAACGCCAAAGCTGCTTTCTTGCTCGCTAATGTCTAAGGTATCAAAACCCATCACGGTTTTTGGCCAGTTAGCAGTAATGCTGGCAAACTCTTGTTCACAGGCTGGGGTGCGTAAAACCGCAAGGCCATTGCTGTTATCCGCTCGCTCTAGCTTAGTAATATGTTTGGCCAGCAAGCTACCATCGCTAGTGGTAAGAGCTTTGGCAATAGCTTGGTGGTTGATAAAACCAAAGCCTTCTTCTAAGAAGCCATGTTTGCTTAAGCTGTCTTGAATGATAGTGGTGTCGCTAATTGGCTGCTCTGCGGGATTAAGGCCTAGCGCAGTTTCTAACAAGCTATCTTCATTAATAGAGGTATTAAGGGTAATGGTGAGCAGGTTGTTGTTTACCGCTACAACTAAGTCGGCTGTTTCGGTGTCGCCCTCATCATTTAAGCGGTATGCGCGATAATCTATACCTTTAAGGTTTTGCTTAGTATGGGTAAAGCCGCTTTGTTGCTCGGCTTTATCTAACCATGCCCAGATAGCATCGGCCTTGGTCACTTCTACTTTCAGTACTGGAATCGCACCTAAGGTATAAAAGTAGCTGCGAATATCGTCCGCTAAACCAAAGGTATCGACAAAGGTTTGTCCGTCGCTAAGTGCTTGGTTGTAGCTATCGAACAAGGCTACAAAGAATTTGCCGCGAGGATCGCTTATCTCTGACTCTTCAAAGGTATCGCTTGGCAAGCTTTTGTAAGAGCCAGACAGTGAATCAATATAAGCTTTTACCGGAAACGGTTTTAGCTGCAAAGATAAAATCGCGGTATCGGCAGGAATGTACGAAAGTACGTCTGCACCGGCATTAACTTGACCAGCTTGTTGCGAATACCAATAGCCGCCGGCGCCAGCCCCAATAGCTAATAGTCCACCTGCGATAAGAACATTTTTCATCTAAAACTCCGTATTTATTTAAGCAATTACCTCTAGATGAAACTCGCTTAGCTTCAACTGTAGGGGGGCGAAAGAGCTTTATTAAATCATTGATAAACAGGCACTTCAATTAATAAGTAATTAAACAATTAATTCGCTGTTTTGCATCAAAATTTGGGTTGGGTGGCAGGGGCGTTATGAGTGCGTTTGAAAAGCAAAACTAGCCCGAGTAGCGCTTCTATTTTGCAGTTAATTGAATTACAGAAAAACATAGCGCCGAGTTTTCAAGCGGCGCTTAGTGGTGAGAAGTATTGCTTAGTTTTCCCAATAGGGCGGCGCGCCATAGTATTCTGAGAAGTAATCAAGAAAGGCTCTGACCTTTGGCGCAAGCAGCCGAGAGCTGGGGTAAACCGCCCAAATCGCCGCTGCATCATTGAGGCTGTAATCTGTTAGTACTTCAACTAAGCTGCCGTTTTTTAGCTGCTGGTAAACTAACCATTCAGCACACATTGCAACACCCAAACCTTGTAAGGCTGTATCGCGTACAGCTTCTCCGTGGTCTACCCTAACTCTGCCTTTAAGCTTTATGTTTTGTAGGCCTGTGGGGGTATTAAAAGTCCAGCTATCAAAGCCCATTTGCTTAACGCAGCTATGATTCTTTAACTCTTCAAGCGATGTTGGATTGCCGTGAGCTGCAATATACTCTGGCGAGGCGCAGATAATGCGTTTATCGGTCGCCAACTTTTTCGCGATAAGGGTTGAGTCTTTTAGGTCTGCGTCACGAATGGCTACATCAAAGCCACCTTCAATCATATCAATCATCGAGTCGGTTAAGCGAATATCTACCGACAGCTCAGGATGCTTATCTAAAAAGCCTTTTAAGGCAGGTATAACATGCATTCGGCCAAAGGAAGCGGGAGCGGTAATTCTAATGGTGCCAGTTGCTTGGGCTTTGCCGGTGCCCACAGTTGAGCGAGCCGCATCAACGCTGGCTAAAATTTCGTCGGCATAGGGTAAAAGTGCTTCGCCTTCTTCGGTAAGTGAAACCTTGCGGGTGGTGCGATGAATAAGCCGAGCGCCAATGCTTTCTTCCAGTTTATTGATATGCATGCTGGCAACCGGTGCCGACAAACCAAGCTCTTTTCCGGCCAGGCTAATATTGTGGGTAGCTGCAACTCTTACAAATAAGCGGAGGTGCTCTATATTCATCGTTTTATATCAACCTTTTAGTTAGGCAAGTTGTGAGCGGTTAAATTGAAGTTCTGTGCACTGCTTTAGCTTAAACCATGCATAGGCACCTGCAAGCGTATTGGCAATACACGCCGCAATAATAGTTTGAACAATGTTCTCTGTTGCTGCGCCTAGCCAAATGGCCGGCACATACAACACCAATAAACGAACCATAGACACAAACAAAGCGCGGCGAGCTTCCCCTAGGGCATTAAATGCGGACACCACCAACATACAAAGACCAAGAGGTGCATAGCTAAATGGAATCACCCACAGTGCAATGCTAAACCAGTTCTGCATCATCATATCAGTACTTATCATGGGAATAATATAGGGTGAGCTAATACCTGCAATAAGCGCGATGACTAGATGAAAAGCCAGTAAAAACTTAGCAGTAACAGTTAGTACCTCAACAATCTCACCAAGCTTACCTTCGCCAAGGTAGCGACCAATGATCGGCGGAATAGCCATGGTTAAAGCCAAAGTAAACACCAGAAGAAAGCTTTCTAGTCGAGCTAATAGGCTCCAAAATGCAATTTCTTCGGTGCCGATTTGCGCGATTAACACCATGCAGATAAAGGCGCTTAATGAGGGTAGAGACTGATTCAATATCGTTGGCACAGTGGTGCGAATTAACTCTTTGCCGTAGTAGAAATAAGGCGAGTTGAGTATGGCAGACTGATTAGAGTAAGCGCTGTTATTGCTTGAATTTAAGCTTACTGCGGCGAACCACTGCTTCCCTCGCGCTTTGTAAAGCATGTACAAGGTACAAAAGGCGTAGCTTAGCGTAGAGGCAAGAGCTGCCCCCACAATGCCCATGTTAAGGCTGAAGATAAGCAAGGGATCAAGAATCAGATTAATAACACTGGCCAGCAGAAACATTTGCCCAGTGGTTTTAGTATCTTCGTTGGCTCGGTAGACACAAGACACCAAATATAAAGCGGCCACCGAAGTAGCACTTAATAACCACACTGGCCAATAGCGATTAAAGATTGCTGCTAATGCTAATTGTTGTGCTTGGCTTACGTCGGTAGCAATAAATGTTGCCAATATCGGCTCTTGTAAGAGCCACAGCAAAACGCCCAGTAAGGCTATAAATAGACTTCCGCCGGCTGCAGCTAAGGTGGCAATGGTTTGAGACTTTAGCTTATCGCGCGCGCCACAGGCCTTAGAAATAATCGAGGTTGCCGCAACACCAATACCAACTTGAATACCAATAAATGTAGCTTGAAAGGGCAGGGTGATGCCATGAACAGCCAGCTGATTGAGCCCAAGCATGCCTATAAATACAGAGTCCACCAATTGCACCAACATAATGGCGAACAAACCTACCGTAAGTGGCAGCGTGCGCTTTATGATAAGTATTAATGTTGGAGAAACTGCAATCATCTAGCTGGCCTAATTGGGAATTTGCTGAAGGTAGAAACAACAATGGCTTGCTTTAAAGCAAGCCATTGAGCGCGAGGCTTAGCGACTATTTAATATCAACAACAACTTTGCCAATCGCTTGACCACTAGCCAAACGGTCGTGCGCTGCAGCCGCATCGGCTAGGGCAAATTGTTGGCTATCAAGCACTGGTTTTAGTTCACCGGCTTCAACAATTTTTGCTAGTGCTTTTAAGATCTTGCCGTGAGCTGCTCGGCCTTGGTTATAGATCATCGGTAAAAGCATAAACACAACATGTAAAGACAGGCCTTTCATGTGCACCATGGTTAAATCTTGCTCGTGCATAGATAAGGTGGTGGCAATTTGACCGTTTAGCTTAGCTGCCTCAATCGAGTTGTTGATGTTAGCGCCGCCCACAGAATCAAAAATCACATCAAAGCCGCCACCATTGGTGTACTTCTCAACATAGTCGGCAACGGTTTCGGTTTTAAAGTCGATAGCCGTTGCGCCAAGCTCTGCGATGAGATTGGTTTGTTCGCCAGCGGCACCGGTTGCAAAAACTTCGGTACCAAAATGTTTTGCCAGTTGCAGCGCAACATGACCCACACCGCCAGCACCACCGTGTACAAGTACTTTTTGGCCTGCAGTAATACCTGCACGGACTAAACCTTCATATGCTGTGATACCTACTAGTGGTAGGGCTGCTGCTTCACGCATTGAGATGTTGTTTGGTTTGTGAGCCACTAAATCAGCATCTGCCAACATGTATTCGGCCAACGAGCCTTGTAGTTCACCAAGCCCACCAGCACAGCCGTATACTTCGTCACCAGGTTTAAAGTCGCTTACACCTTCGCCTACCGCTTCAACAGTACCCGCGAAATCCATGCCCAATACGCCAGGAAGCTGCGGGTGAAAAGGTAAGGCTTCGCCCATGTCACGAATCATCATGTCGATGGTATTAATACTAGAGGCCGCAATCTTGATAACAAGGTGACCAGGTTTTACTTCTGGTTTTGCAATTTCTGCTGTTTCAAATACGTCGCTGCCACCGAATGCGCGAATCACTGTTGCTTTCATGATTATGAACCTCTATCCGTTGTTGTCTGTCATTGAGTTGGCTTCAGTATAGGCAGCATGAATAATTTGATAAGAAGGGCAAATACAAAATCAGTTTTAAGTTTTTGTTAATAATGAAGTGGACCAAGCTTAATCCAGCAACATCAGGCGGCTAGCGGCGAATTTGAAGATGGTTTATGGGCGATGATTGGCCCTAAGCATTATTAAATTTTTATTAACACTGATTCTACCTTTCACTTTCTTATCGCAGCTTTGACATAGCAGTAGACTTCTCGGCAATAAACGCCCTAGGTTGAGGAGCCTACTATGCATTATGAAGGTAAAATCTATCGTCCTTGGATGGAAGCCAAGAGTGTACTTATTCAAACGACGCTGGGTTGCAGCAATAACCAGTGTACCTTCTGTACCATGTTCGACGACAAACGCTTTAAGGTGCGTGACCTTGAGGCGATCTTTAAAGACATTGATGAAGCAAGGTTGATGCATCATAAGGTTGAATCGATATTCCTTATCGATGGCAATGTAATGGCGATGCGAACCGACAAGCTGTTGAAGATCCTTGATAAGGTTAAGGTAACTTTTCCTGAGCTTAAACATCTAGCCTTGTATTCAGGCTTTAACGATTTCCGTCGTAAGAGTATCTCGGAGCTAAAAGAGCTGCGTTCGGCGGGCCTTACCACCGCTTATTCTGGTTTAGAGTCTGGCGACCCGATTGTTCTGGAGCGGATTAAAAAAGGCATGACGCGAGAGCATGCTATTAAAGGTATGGAGATGGCGCGTGAAGCCAATATTCAGGTGCTTGCTTCCTTCATTTTTGGTTTAGGTGGCAAAGATCGCTCCATCGAGCATGCTGAAAACACCACTAGCTTGCTCAACATAATGCAGCCAGATGCAATTGCGCCAATGGCACTTGCAATCCAACCTGGCAGTGAACTGGAGCGAGAGCTACACCGAGGAGAGTTTGTGCTACCCACACCGCTGCAGATATTGGAAGAGGAAAGGTACTTGCTGGAAAATATGGATGACTTCCCCTGTTATTACTGGGGTGATCATGGCAACAATATAGCGTCTATGCGCGGTGTTTGGCCCGAGGTTCGCCAATCATTTTTACAGAACATTAATCAACATATCTCGCATAATCCAATGGCGCAGAAAAATGCTATTGAGACTTACGCTTGGTAGTAAACGGCTAGGTAGTAAATGGCCTGGTAGTAAATAGCTAGGAGATTTAAACGCTAATGATGATTAGCGAGTATTCAGCGGCTTCATAGAAGTCGCTTTTTTATGTGTTTAAATCGAGCTAGATTTTGCCTCTCTCTTCTTTACCTTTTCTGTTTAGTAGCCTCTTGTTCGTTCATCGTGAACTGTAGTGACGGATTACATTCTCTAAGCGCATTTAAGCAAGGTTTACTTGATAATCGTCGACACCAATCAATAAGCTTTATTTCTTTTTTACACTCGAAATAATTATGGATAAGTTAATAAATTCATAAGCTTACATTGTTAACCTTTTGTTGATTTAGTTTCGTTTTTTCTTTGATTGTTTAAACAATGAGCAGGGCATACCTTTTACTTAGTTATCCACGAGCTGATAACGAGACAATCATAAAACGGAAGGAATTGAATATGGCTTACCAAGGCTACACAACATTTACCGCAAAACAAGACGAGGCGATTTTATATGTCACTTTTGATTTTGGAACGGTTAACGTACAAGGTCAGGAGATGCTAGCTGACCTAAACGGTTTGGCACTGCGTTTAGAACGCGATCGCAGCGTAAAAGTGGTGGTATTCCAATCGGCAAATCCAGAAATTTGGGTATGCCATTATGATACGGATTTGCTTAAAGACATGTCGACCGAGGCGGTGTCTCGCGAAGAAGCAAAACTACTCGACTTACAAGCAGTTCTTGAGCGCATTAGTAAGCTGCCTCAAGCGACTATTGCAAAACTAGAAGGCTTTGCCCGTGGCGGCGGTCATGAGTTTGCTTTGGCCTGCGATATGCGTTTTGCAGCTCGGGGCAAATATAAATTCATGCAAATGGAAGTAGGCATGGGCATCTTGCCATGTGGCGGCGGTGCTTCGCGTATGGCTCGCCAAGTGGGTTTGGGGCGCGCCTTAGAAATTGTGCTCAGCGCACGTGATTTTAGTGCCGACGAAGCAGAAGCTTACGGCACCATTAATAAAGCTTTAGAACCCGATGAAATTGGTCCTTATGTCGACGCCCTAGCGCAACGTATATCTAAATTCCCTGCAGAATCAATTAACGCTTGTAAGCAGATGGTGTATGAGTCAATCGACAAACCAATCGATGAAGCTCTTAAAGCTGAAGCCTATTGGTTATACCAAGCTACCAGCAAAACACCTGCTGTTAAGCGTTTCCAAATTGCTGATGAGCAAGGCCTAGAGCACGATATAGAGAACCAACGTAACTGGGAACAGTTAGTTATGACCGTTCAAGATATTAACTAGAACAAGCTAACAAGAAAGCTCCTACGGTGTTAACTCGAAAGAGAAACGGGGAGCTTTCTAATTTCTAAAGCTTATCAAGCCAAGTGCTAAAACTGATGTTCAATTCACCCGAATCAACAAAATGAGAGGTTCACTATGCTAGGTGAAAGCCATTCACTACTACACGAATTCCCAAAATCTAAAGCAAGCATATTAAGCTTAGTGAAAAGCGATCAAAGCTTTGCTAGAGATGCGCAGCACTACGAAGACTTAGACAATAAAATTAGAGATTTAGAACTCAGCAATTCACCGATTGACGATCAAGCCATGCATCAGCTCAAGCATGATCGCTCACTACTAAAAGATTCTCTTTATCAGCGGATTTTGCAAGCTGAAAAGTAATAAACGAAAAAGCTCGAGCAAACGCTTGAGCTTTTTTGTTGGGCTATTCGCTAGCCGCTGGATACTCTTTGATAGTAAATGCTGGTGTGGCTAAGCCTTTAATATCGTTAAGCTCTATGGCAAATACGCCGCCGCTTAGCGGGTAGTCGCATAGTTGTTGTTCACTCATGCCTTCGCGGGCACTTACCACATACAAAGTGCTTAAATTTGGACCGCCAAAGGCACATTTAGTGACGTTAAGTGCTGGAATGGCGATTTGTCGTTCTAGTTCACCTTGTGGGGTATAGCGGCTAAGTTTTGCGCCATTAAAATGGGCTACCCAGATATGCTGTTCTGCATCTAAGGTGATGCCATCGGGGTTGCCAAAGCTGCGATCAATATGCAGCCAATCTTGTAGTTCTTTAATGTTGCCGTCTTCACTGAGTTTTCCGCGTTTTATGAGGAAGTTTTCGGTATCGACAAAGTAGCCATAGCCTTGCTTTTCGCAAAAGGTGGGGCCGTTGGTTACCCAGTATTTTTCATCTAGCGTGTTTAGCTCTAAGTTTGGGCTTAAGCGATAAAACTGTCCGGAAGCCTTGGTTATTTGGCAATCCATTGAGCCTAGCCATAAGTCGCCATTGGGCGAAACCCAAGCGTCATTTAGGCGGTTTTCTTTTAGTGTCGGTTCGGGGTCGAGCAACAAGGTGCTTTTATCGTCACGAAGTAGTTTTACCCCGTTGGCATAGGTGGCTACAAAAGTAGTGCTATCGCCGGGAATAAGGGTGGGTAAAATGGCACTAATCATTGGCTTTTGCGACCAGCTTTGCTGCTCACCGCTGGCGGGGTGATAGCGGTGCAAACTTTCTTTAAGAATGTCTACCCAATAGAGCGCTTGCTCTTGTTCTATCCATACTACACCTTCGCCTAAACGCGCTTCAGCCTGCCAGACACAGGTAACCTTTGGGGTTTGCAACATGCTTAATCCTAGAAAAATGACCAACTAGCAGCAAATTATCTCACTGCGGTTTTACGTGGTCGATGGTAACACTTCGCATTAGCTGGATGATTTGTTTCATGGATTAATTGTATTTTTGCGAGGGGCTTAGAAATCTATTCAAGTGAAGTGAGATAGCCACAATAGAGTGTTTCATTAGCGTGGCGGGGAGCTTGTAGCGAAAAATAAGGGCAAAACCAAACCAGAGAGTTTGGCTTTGCCATAGTGTTTAGTTTGGCTTCTTAATACCAATTTGTTGATAGCTTACTTGGCTAATCGTTAAGTTTTGCCATTTTCCAACTGACTTAGCTTGAGCCTTTTCTGCTTGGTAAAAGTAAGGCTGGCGTAGCTGGGCTTGCTCGCTAGGCATCGCAAAGTATAAGCGGGCAGTTTCGCCATTAAGTTGAGCGCTAGTTAAATAGGCCACCAGCGCGTGTTCTAGGGCATGATAGTCACTCTTCCATAGGTGAATTTTAAGGCCTTGATTGGCAACGGGATAGGTACCACCATCTTCGGCGATAAAACGATCAAACCATTGCGGGTAAGTGGTGGTTAAGTAATTGGTGGCACTTGGTTCGACCAAGGCTAAGCTTGCGGCAGCTTGGTCTAGCTCGGCATATTCCCACCAAATTGCTGGTGCACCATTAGGTAGGCGACGCCATCCGCCTTCGCCTTGCTCTATAAAGGCTGCTTGTAAGGTGGCTTGTAAACCTTGTTTACTTTGACTCACCAGCTGTTGTTTGCCTAAGTATTCAGCGGCTAACCAGGTCATCCACCATGATTTTGCGGTATGACCAAAATCATTATGGCGGGCAGAGTCTGGCTGGTAGTTGTTGCCGTGTTTGGTGCCCCAAAAACGGAAATCATCGGGGCGAAGAAATTGTTGAGTAATGGTAGTGAGCAGTTTACTAAGATCTTGGTCCCACTGACTTTTGTGGGGCTCGGGTAATAGTGGAGACAGCAGTAACATATAAGCGTTTATTTGGTCTAGCTGAGCCACTAACTCAACTTCATCGCCACTGCCGTTGGCCGATTCTGCATTAACCCAGCGAAGGCGCTGTTGCTGCTCGTCCCAGTATTTATCAAATATGTAATCTTTTACTTTAAGCAGGTCGTTCAGTACCGCTTGGTCGCCGGTTAAGTAATAGTAAAAAGCCATGCCGAGTTGGGCGTAGGCCAGATCTTGAGTAGTGCGTTGTTTGGCAGAGAAAGCCGACTGCCCATCTTCAAGCACACTAATCACCGAGCCTTGCTCTTCAAGCAGGTGAGTGCGCAGGTAATCCACTCCAGCTTTGCTAAGCGCAAGGGCTTGTTGGTCACCGGTTAAATGAAAAATAACGCCATAAACAAAAGTATGGCGAGCCTGCATGCGGGTATAGCTTTGATTGAGGTGAGGTCTCATCCAATCGGGAGCAGCATTTAGTTCAGAACAGGGGCTAGTTTGGCTAAATGCCGAGCCGTCGTTACAACGGAAGGTAGGGAAGTTACCCAAGGGAGTGCCATGGGCATCTTGGTGTAGCCAAAAAGGAGCCAGCTCGTTTTCCACGCTATCAAGCCAACGCTGGGCCGAAGGGATTTGCAAATCGCCCGCTTGGGCATTGCCGTTAGCAATTAAACACACACTGAGTAATACTCGTTTCACAGTCTATTTCCTTAAGCTAAAACGCCATCGCTTAAGATTTTATCTGAGCATTGATAGAAAAAATCAGTGTTAGTACACAGTTTTAGCTGACTTATTGATAGATAGGATGGTTGAAAAAAAGGCGATAGCATTGCGCTATCGCCTAGTAGATTTAGCCGCGCTGTTTCAACTGTTTAACGCTGTTTTGTACCCGCCGATAAAACTTGCCTAAGTCTTTATCGTTGGCACGTCGCTCTGCCACGCTGGCGGCATTAAACTGCTGTTCGCGCATCAGTTTGTGGTAGTTCTGCAAACGCCGCTCATCAAGCAAGCCATTTTCTATCGCTTGCCTTACTTGGCAACCGGGTTCGCTGTTGTGTTGGCAGTCGGCAAACTTACACTGCTCGGCTAGCTCGGTGATATCGTTGAAGGTGGCATTCACCCCTTCTTCACAATCGCTGAGTTGTAACTCACGCATACCTGGAGTATCTAGCAGTAAACCGCCGTTCTCCATTAAATGCATTGAGCGCGCCGTAGTGGTATGCCTACCTTTACTGTCGGCTTCTCTAATCGCTCCCGTTTGGCTACTTTGCTCGCCTAACAAGGT comes from Agarivorans sp. Alg241-V36 and encodes:
- the sstT gene encoding serine/threonine transporter SstT, which encodes MKQQSNNSILRFFTHGSLVLQILIGIIAGSALAVLAPNVATSFGMLGSLFVGALKAVAPVLVFVLVAASVASHKRGQNTQLRPIIYLYLFGTFAASLTAVAMSFMFPTELVLVSNETSANPPQGIGEVLHTLLFKIVDNPISAIMNGNYIGILAWAIGLGIAMHSASDTTKTLFNDVAAGVSSIVRFVIRLAPIGIFGLVANTIAQTGFSVLLGYSQLLLVLIGSMLLIALVMNPLLVFYKIRRNPYPLVFKCLRESGVTAFFTRSSAANIPVNMDLAQRLDLDEDTYSVSIPLGATINMAGAAITITVLSLAAVHTLGIQVDFATALLLSVVAAVSACGASGVAGGSLLLIPLACSLFGVSNDVAMQVVAVGFIIGVLQDSAETALNSSTDVLFTAACCKAAEEKA
- a CDS encoding LysR family transcriptional regulator — translated: MNIEHLRLFVRVAATHNISLAGKELGLSAPVASMHINKLEESIGARLIHRTTRKVSLTEEGEALLPYADEILASVDAARSTVGTGKAQATGTIRITAPASFGRMHVIPALKGFLDKHPELSVDIRLTDSMIDMIEGGFDVAIRDADLKDSTLIAKKLATDKRIICASPEYIAAHGNPTSLEELKNHSCVKQMGFDSWTFNTPTGLQNIKLKGRVRVDHGEAVRDTALQGLGVAMCAEWLVYQQLKNGSLVEVLTDYSLNDAAAIWAVYPSSRLLAPKVRAFLDYFSEYYGAPPYWEN
- a CDS encoding MATE family efflux transporter, producing MIAVSPTLILIIKRTLPLTVGLFAIMLVQLVDSVFIGMLGLNQLAVHGITLPFQATFIGIQVGIGVAATSIISKACGARDKLKSQTIATLAAAGGSLFIALLGVLLWLLQEPILATFIATDVSQAQQLALAAIFNRYWPVWLLSATSVAALYLVSCVYRANEDTKTTGQMFLLASVINLILDPLLIFSLNMGIVGAALASTLSYAFCTLYMLYKARGKQWFAAVSLNSSNNSAYSNQSAILNSPYFYYGKELIRTTVPTILNQSLPSLSAFICMVLIAQIGTEEIAFWSLLARLESFLLVFTLALTMAIPPIIGRYLGEGKLGEIVEVLTVTAKFLLAFHLVIALIAGISSPYIIPMISTDMMMQNWFSIALWVIPFSYAPLGLCMLVVSAFNALGEARRALFVSMVRLLVLYVPAIWLGAATENIVQTIIAACIANTLAGAYAWFKLKQCTELQFNRSQLA
- a CDS encoding zinc-dependent alcohol dehydrogenase family protein, which translates into the protein MKATVIRAFGGSDVFETAEIAKPEVKPGHLVIKIAASSINTIDMMIRDMGEALPFHPQLPGVLGMDFAGTVEAVGEGVSDFKPGDEVYGCAGGLGELQGSLAEYMLADADLVAHKPNNISMREAAALPLVGITAYEGLVRAGITAGQKVLVHGGAGGVGHVALQLAKHFGTEVFATGAAGEQTNLIAELGATAIDFKTETVADYVEKYTNGGGFDVIFDSVGGANINNSIEAAKLNGQIATTLSMHEQDLTMVHMKGLSLHVVFMLLPMIYNQGRAAHGKILKALAKIVEAGELKPVLDSQQFALADAAAAHDRLASGQAIGKVVVDIK
- a CDS encoding radical SAM protein, translating into MHYEGKIYRPWMEAKSVLIQTTLGCSNNQCTFCTMFDDKRFKVRDLEAIFKDIDEARLMHHKVESIFLIDGNVMAMRTDKLLKILDKVKVTFPELKHLALYSGFNDFRRKSISELKELRSAGLTTAYSGLESGDPIVLERIKKGMTREHAIKGMEMAREANIQVLASFIFGLGGKDRSIEHAENTTSLLNIMQPDAIAPMALAIQPGSELERELHRGEFVLPTPLQILEEERYLLENMDDFPCYYWGDHGNNIASMRGVWPEVRQSFLQNINQHISHNPMAQKNAIETYAW
- a CDS encoding enoyl-CoA hydratase/isomerase family protein; the encoded protein is MAYQGYTTFTAKQDEAILYVTFDFGTVNVQGQEMLADLNGLALRLERDRSVKVVVFQSANPEIWVCHYDTDLLKDMSTEAVSREEAKLLDLQAVLERISKLPQATIAKLEGFARGGGHEFALACDMRFAARGKYKFMQMEVGMGILPCGGGASRMARQVGLGRALEIVLSARDFSADEAEAYGTINKALEPDEIGPYVDALAQRISKFPAESINACKQMVYESIDKPIDEALKAEAYWLYQATSKTPAVKRFQIADEQGLEHDIENQRNWEQLVMTVQDIN
- a CDS encoding YdcH family protein, coding for MLGESHSLLHEFPKSKASILSLVKSDQSFARDAQHYEDLDNKIRDLELSNSPIDDQAMHQLKHDRSLLKDSLYQRILQAEK
- a CDS encoding SMP-30/gluconolactonase/LRE family protein, with amino-acid sequence MLQTPKVTCVWQAEARLGEGVVWIEQEQALYWVDILKESLHRYHPASGEQQSWSQKPMISAILPTLIPGDSTTFVATYANGVKLLRDDKSTLLLDPEPTLKENRLNDAWVSPNGDLWLGSMDCQITKASGQFYRLSPNLELNTLDEKYWVTNGPTFCEKQGYGYFVDTENFLIKRGKLSEDGNIKELQDWLHIDRSFGNPDGITLDAEQHIWVAHFNGAKLSRYTPQGELERQIAIPALNVTKCAFGGPNLSTLYVVSAREGMSEQQLCDYPLSGGVFAIELNDIKGLATPAFTIKEYPAASE
- a CDS encoding N-acylglucosamine 2-epimerase — protein: MKRVLLSVCLIANGNAQAGDLQIPSAQRWLDSVENELAPFWLHQDAHGTPLGNFPTFRCNDGSAFSQTSPCSELNAAPDWMRPHLNQSYTRMQARHTFVYGVIFHLTGDQQALALSKAGVDYLRTHLLEEQGSVISVLEDGQSAFSAKQRTTQDLAYAQLGMAFYYYLTGDQAVLNDLLKVKDYIFDKYWDEQQQRLRWVNAESANGSGDEVELVAQLDQINAYMLLLSPLLPEPHKSQWDQDLSKLLTTITQQFLRPDDFRFWGTKHGNNYQPDSARHNDFGHTAKSWWMTWLAAEYLGKQQLVSQSKQGLQATLQAAFIEQGEGGWRRLPNGAPAIWWEYAELDQAAASLALVEPSATNYLTTTYPQWFDRFIAEDGGTYPVANQGLKIHLWKSDYHALEHALVAYLTSAQLNGETARLYFAMPSEQAQLRQPYFYQAEKAQAKSVGKWQNLTISQVSYQQIGIKKPN